The following proteins are co-located in the Pedobacter sp. FW305-3-2-15-E-R2A2 genome:
- a CDS encoding RagB/SusD family nutrient uptake outer membrane protein, which produces MKSYLIYAFIFIALVSSSCKKDFFNIPPQDALSADNFYQNAEQVQASTTALYNSPWFDWNAKASWCISELLSGNAHTYSPDVINFGNFSVTADNTQLLSAWNSMYSVVAQSNAVINNLKAKVPASVPAAVVNNALGEARFMRAIAYFYLVRTWGNVPIIENSLDHVSKYQINTNPITDIYQFIINDLKFAEENCTKMIRTGSVSQGRVSSGSAAALLAKVYLYMRDYPNARLKAEQVINSGEFKLYGVDISGKTYADLFKTANNNNEESIAAIQWLGGSSYGHGNALQSFLAYNSEITGTGDGYGSVTPSIDLLTNYEPGDLRRKPTVMMQGDVYPEINQAKGGYTLPVGAVAQGMPAFIKKYVVGTPADNGGKGAAFSTANNTYLMRYADVLLIEAEAVLAGAERTSAAAALIPFNKIRQRAGLIPKTSISIQDIYQERRVEFVFEADYWFDLGRMDGFNVTSHPKAIAVIANQERGIYSNTTPVVIWGQKYTPTDANFLLPYPTTESTLNPKLLLPPVPYNFK; this is translated from the coding sequence ATGAAATCATATCTCATATACGCCTTTATTTTTATAGCCCTTGTCAGCAGCAGCTGTAAAAAAGATTTTTTTAACATTCCGCCACAGGATGCGCTCAGCGCAGATAATTTTTACCAGAATGCGGAGCAGGTACAGGCCAGCACGACCGCACTGTATAATTCTCCATGGTTTGACTGGAATGCGAAAGCCTCCTGGTGTATCTCCGAATTGCTAAGCGGCAATGCACATACCTATTCGCCCGATGTGATCAACTTTGGCAATTTCTCGGTAACCGCCGACAATACCCAGCTGCTATCGGCCTGGAATTCCATGTATAGCGTAGTTGCCCAATCAAACGCAGTGATCAATAACCTCAAAGCGAAAGTTCCTGCAAGTGTGCCGGCAGCAGTAGTAAATAATGCATTGGGTGAAGCGAGGTTCATGCGCGCTATTGCCTATTTTTACCTGGTCAGGACCTGGGGAAATGTGCCGATCATAGAAAATAGCCTGGATCATGTCAGCAAATATCAGATCAATACCAATCCGATAACTGATATTTATCAGTTCATCATCAACGACCTTAAGTTTGCTGAAGAGAACTGCACTAAAATGATCAGAACAGGATCTGTTTCCCAAGGCAGGGTATCAAGCGGATCAGCAGCTGCATTATTGGCAAAAGTTTACCTCTACATGCGGGATTATCCCAATGCCCGCCTTAAAGCAGAACAAGTGATCAATAGTGGAGAATTCAAATTATATGGGGTAGACATTTCCGGAAAAACTTATGCGGACTTATTTAAAACCGCCAATAACAATAATGAAGAAAGTATAGCCGCTATCCAATGGCTGGGCGGATCTTCCTATGGGCATGGAAATGCTTTGCAGTCTTTCCTGGCCTATAATTCTGAAATTACCGGTACGGGAGATGGATATGGCAGCGTTACTCCGTCAATAGATTTGTTAACTAACTATGAGCCAGGTGACCTGAGGAGAAAACCTACCGTAATGATGCAGGGCGATGTTTATCCGGAAATTAACCAGGCAAAAGGAGGTTATACTTTACCAGTTGGGGCAGTTGCACAGGGAATGCCTGCATTTATCAAAAAGTATGTAGTAGGGACACCAGCAGACAATGGAGGTAAAGGAGCCGCTTTTTCAACTGCAAATAATACTTACCTGATGCGTTATGCAGATGTACTTTTAATTGAGGCAGAGGCTGTTCTTGCTGGAGCAGAGCGTACTTCTGCTGCTGCTGCCCTCATCCCGTTCAATAAAATCAGACAACGGGCCGGGCTGATTCCCAAAACATCGATCTCCATTCAGGATATTTATCAGGAACGCCGGGTAGAATTTGTGTTTGAGGCAGATTATTGGTTTGATCTGGGCAGAATGGATGGGTTTAATGTGACTTCCCATCCTAAAGCGATCGCGGTTATCGCCAACCAGGAACGGGGCATTTACAGCAATACTACACCTGTAGTAATTTGGGGCCAGAAATATACGCCGACTGATGCGAATTTTCTTTTGCCATATCCAACCACAGA